One genomic region from Phocoena sinus isolate mPhoSin1 chromosome 3, mPhoSin1.pri, whole genome shotgun sequence encodes:
- the CD180 gene encoding CD180 antigen, which yields MAPRVGCFLLAVLISASCKVVTSSDPMCTEREANKTYNCENLGLREIPDTLPNTTEFLEFGFNFLPAIQNITFSRLINLIFLDLTRCQINWVHEDTFQNHHQLNTIVLTGNPLIFMAETSLTGPKLLKHLFLTQTGISSLEFIPVHNLENLESLHLGSNCISSINLPENFPTRNLKVLDFQNNAIHYISSKDINALEQATNLSLNFNGNDIKGIEPGAFNSKIFQSLKFGGSLNLSVILKGLQNSTIQSLWLGTFEDTDDQHLTSATFEGLCDMAVESINLQKHHFDGFSPSTFRCFTGLQELDLTATHLKGLPSGIEGMNSLKKLVLNANSFDQLCQINAASFPSLTDLYVKGNRKRLDLGARCLEKLENLQKLDLSHSDIEASDCCNLQLKNLPHLQYLNLSYNEPLGLEDQAFKECPWLELLDLAYTHLRVKASQSPFRNLHLLRVLNLSHCLLDTSNRHLLEGLLDLRHLNVQGNRFQDGSISKTNLLQTVSSLEILILSSCDLLSIDQQAFHGLGKMSHLDLSHNSLTGDSMDALSPLKGIYLNLAANNIRIIPFHLLPTLSQQSTINLSHNPLDCTCSNIHFITWYKENLHKLEGSEETVCANPPPLRGVKLSDVKLSCGMTGMGIFFLVVFVFLLIILLIFSVKFLLRWKYQHI from the exons AGAGAAGCCAACAAGACATATAACTGTGAAAATTTAGGTCTCAGAGAGATTCCTGACACTCTACCAAATACAACAGAATTTTTGGAATTCGGCTTTAACTTCTTGCCTGCAATTCAAAATATAACCTTCAGCAGACTCATAAATCTTATCTTCTTGGATTTGACCAG GTGCCAGATTAACTGGGTACATGAAGATACTTTTCAAAACCATCATCAACTGAACACCATTGTGTTAACTGGAAATCCCCTGATATTCATGGCAGAAACGTCACTTACCGGGCCCAAGTTGCTGAAGCATCTTTTCTTAACCCAAACAGGAATATCCAGTCTTGAGTTTATCCCAGTGCACAACCTGGAAAACTTGGAAAGTTTGCATCTTGGAAGCAACTGTATTTCCTCCATTAATCTCCCAGAAAACTTCCCAACACGGAATCTGAAAGTCCTGGATTTTCAGAATAATGCTATACACTACATCTCTAGTAAAGACATAAACGCTCTGGAACAGGCCACGAACCTAAGCCTCAACTTCAATGGCAATGACATTAAAGGCATTGAGCCTGGGGCTTTCAATTCAAAAATCTTTCAAAGTTTGAAATTTGGAGGGTCTCTCAACTTATCTGTTATATTGAAAGGTCTACAGAACTCTACTATTCAGTCTCTTTGGCTGGGGACATTTGAGGACACTGATGACCAACACCTCACTTCAGCCACATTTGAGGGACTTTGTGACATGGCTGTTGAGAGCATCAACCTACAAAAGCACCATTTCGATGGCTTCTCACCTTCTACATTTCGGTGCTTCACTGGACTCCAGGAGTTGGATCTGACGGCAACTCACTTGAAAGGATTACCCTCTGGAATTGAGGGTATGAACTCTCTCAAGAAATTAGTTCTCAATGCAAATAGTTTTGACCAATTGTGTCAAATCAATGCTGCCAGTTTCCCATCCCTTACAGACCTCTATGTCAAAGGCAACAGGAAGAGACTTGACCTCGGTGCCAGGTGTTTGGAAAAACTAGAAAATCTTCAGAAGCTTGATTTAAGTCACAGTGATATTGAGGCTTCTGACTGTTGCAATCTGCAACTCAAAAACCTGCCCCACTTGCAATACTTAAACCTGAGCTACAATGAGCCCCTTGGTCTCGAGGATCAGGCGTTCAAAGAATGTCCTTGGCTAGAACTACTGGATTTGGCCTATACCCACCTGCGTGTTAAGGCTTCACAAAGTCCTTTCCGAAACCTCCATCTCCTGCGGGTTCTGAATCTCTCTCACTGCCTCCTTGATACCAGCAATCGGCACCTTCTAGAAGGCCTGCTGGATCTCCGGCATCTGAACGTACAAGGGAATCGCTTTCAAGATGGGAGCATCTCAAAGACCAACCTACTTCAGACAGTGAGTAGCTTGGAGATTCTGATTTTATCCTCTTGTGATCTCCTCTCCATAGACCAGCAAGCATTCCACGGCCTTGGGAAAATGAGCCACTTAGACTTAAGCCACAACAGCCTGACAGGCGATAGCATGGATGCTCTCAGCCCTCTTAAGGGGATCTACCTCAATCTGGCCGCCAATAACATTCGCATCATCCCATTCCATCTCCTCCCCACCTTGTCTCAGCAGAGCACCATTAATTTAAGTCACAATCCCCTGGACTGCACTTGCTCCAATATCCATTTCATAACATGGTACAAAGAAAACCTGCATAAACTCGAGGGCTCGGAGGAGACCGTGTGTGCAAATCCCCCACCTTTAAGGGGAGTTAAGCTGTCTGATGTCAAACTGTCTTGTGGGATGACGGGTATgggcattttctttcttgtagtATTCGTATTCCTGCTCATCATTCTGCTCATATTTTCAGTTAAATTCCTTCTTAGGTGGAAATACCAGCACATTTAG